Proteins encoded by one window of Armatimonadia bacterium:
- a CDS encoding MFS transporter — MAEQDQPTEEPKGVRLVLRALAYRNYRLYFFGQGISLVGTWIQRIAMSWLVYDLTHSALWLGIIGFVSQLPTLLLGPVSGVFVDRWDLRRLLVITQAVSMVQALILAILVLLHWIQVWEVMALGMLLGAVNAFDMPARQSLVVHMVERKEDLGNAIALNSAMFNSARLIGPSVAGILVAVVGEGMCFLINGLSYIAVIWALLAMSINLRQPRAAAGRIRHQFREGAAYVFGFAPIRWILILLALISLVGMPYQVLMPVIAKDILKGDAKTLGFLMAAAGAGALLGALCMAARRSVRGLWRWITVAPALFGVGLICFGQSQTLWLSMAMLVATGFFMITHMSSCNTMLQTIADDDKRGRVMSFYMMAFAGTAPFGSLLAGGVAQRLGAPLTITLCGVASILGAMFFATQVRSVRRAVQPIYERLGIVTPPPIPDVDSTGSQ; from the coding sequence ATGGCTGAGCAAGACCAACCAACCGAGGAACCCAAAGGCGTCCGCTTAGTTCTGCGGGCGCTGGCTTACCGCAACTACCGCCTCTACTTCTTCGGCCAGGGCATCTCCCTGGTGGGCACCTGGATACAGCGGATCGCAATGAGCTGGCTGGTGTATGACCTGACGCACTCAGCCCTGTGGCTGGGCATCATCGGCTTCGTCAGCCAGCTCCCCACTCTGCTGCTGGGACCGGTCAGCGGCGTCTTCGTCGACCGATGGGACCTGCGGCGCCTGCTCGTGATAACTCAGGCAGTGTCGATGGTGCAGGCTCTGATCCTCGCGATCCTGGTCCTCCTGCACTGGATCCAGGTCTGGGAGGTGATGGCCCTCGGGATGCTCCTCGGCGCGGTGAACGCCTTTGACATGCCCGCGCGACAGTCGCTCGTCGTCCACATGGTCGAGCGCAAGGAAGACCTCGGAAACGCCATCGCTCTCAACTCCGCGATGTTCAACAGCGCACGCCTGATCGGTCCCTCCGTAGCGGGCATTCTGGTGGCAGTGGTCGGCGAGGGCATGTGCTTCCTGATTAACGGGCTCAGCTACATCGCCGTGATCTGGGCTCTCCTGGCCATGAGCATCAACCTTCGCCAGCCACGGGCCGCAGCCGGCCGGATCCGCCACCAGTTCCGCGAGGGCGCAGCCTACGTGTTCGGCTTCGCACCGATCCGCTGGATCCTCATCCTCCTCGCGCTCATCAGTCTGGTCGGTATGCCCTACCAGGTGCTGATGCCGGTCATCGCCAAGGACATTCTCAAAGGCGACGCAAAAACCCTCGGGTTCCTCATGGCCGCAGCGGGTGCCGGCGCCCTGCTCGGAGCCCTCTGCATGGCCGCACGCCGCAGCGTGCGTGGTCTGTGGCGCTGGATAACTGTCGCCCCGGCGCTCTTCGGTGTCGGTCTCATCTGCTTTGGCCAGTCCCAGACCCTGTGGCTCTCAATGGCCATGCTCGTCGCCACCGGCTTCTTCATGATCACTCACATGTCCTCATGCAACACCATGCTCCAGACCATCGCCGATGACGACAAGCGCGGTCGCGTCATGAGCTTCTACATGATGGCCTTCGCAGGTACCGCGCCCTTCGGTAGTCTCCTTGCCGGCGGTGTGGCCCAGCGCCTCGGAGCGCCACTCACCATCACCCTGTGCGGTGTGGCCTCCATTCTTGGCGCGATGTTCTTTGCCACGCAGGTCCGTTCGGTTCGTCGCGCGGTGCAGCCCATCTACGAGCGTCTCGGGATCGTTACGCCGCCACCCATACCCGACGTCGACTCGACCGGCTCACAATAG
- a CDS encoding glycoside hydrolase domain-containing protein, with translation MLRRMTWTVLLLGLCLPLSAQPATPQAGSVLLFDFERPEDLKTWQVRTETALALNTAWASHGQASAAVTFMKYAPGKEEWPAIVATRQTGWLPTESAATFDFLTKYGTFRFDAYNPQAVPASVNLQLRDTAGHRFSATFALAPHVLTACATPLQTIGQSIELKKLSEIHFYLTRPAQTSTVYLDNVSLSPDLETPAKALLKRAETNATQVTALLADGADRLPVDLRRQARHSATLKHQLQELVSRLSTAPPTTEEELLSTRGRLQRLETELDQSDALLWRLKAAVAMKGKDVDFLLAAETSMRKVFLESRRLESPYTDHFELAAARNEAESFQTILVPVKDDLTSVTWSMSPLRSDKGKQIAATVRLVGYVNCKQPSYKVTSLGWWPDPLLDFMDKVDVVPVGEVLPLWVTVKVPEDAAAGTYEGKLTVKAQGVRSQTMTVKLRVYDFAIPKTSSLRTALSFRDLGPTYKSTNVDVKAITRKYEDWMLREYRLNPGSIYAQAPPDWDVARLRELMAMGLNTINLCYIWAPVGSAFNAVDFWKKFEEQTKAVEAYLPTIDAAGARKLCYIYCFDERPADQLGVLYEAAEKLRKKFPDIPVMTTAYDQTFGLDRANGDAVQIWVPLTPKFDNNAARTAEAQSKGRDIWWYICIGPQHPWANWFVEYPAIEGRLLMGAMTAKYRPGGFLYYAVNRWLVNDRPITSGPRTDWNPASYLINNGDGSIMCAGPTGPLATVRLENIRDGLEDYEYYLLLRKLLKEKGKPASIGEVPAEVVTNLTTFTEDPAVLTAERSRVAAQIEALRR, from the coding sequence ATGCTACGACGTATGACCTGGACCGTACTGCTTCTCGGACTGTGCCTGCCGCTGTCAGCGCAGCCGGCAACGCCACAGGCGGGATCGGTGCTGCTCTTTGACTTCGAGCGTCCCGAGGACCTCAAGACCTGGCAAGTCAGGACCGAGACCGCGCTGGCGCTCAACACCGCCTGGGCATCCCACGGTCAGGCCAGTGCGGCCGTGACCTTCATGAAGTACGCTCCGGGCAAGGAGGAGTGGCCCGCCATCGTTGCCACACGTCAGACCGGCTGGCTCCCCACCGAGAGTGCTGCCACCTTTGACTTCCTCACCAAGTATGGCACCTTCCGCTTCGATGCCTACAACCCTCAGGCTGTCCCGGCCTCTGTGAACCTCCAGCTGCGGGACACCGCGGGCCATCGCTTCAGCGCGACCTTCGCCCTGGCACCTCACGTGCTCACCGCCTGTGCGACGCCCCTGCAGACCATCGGCCAGTCGATCGAGCTGAAGAAGCTCAGTGAGATTCACTTCTATCTCACCAGACCGGCTCAAACCTCCACTGTCTATCTGGACAACGTCAGCCTGAGCCCCGACCTCGAGACGCCTGCGAAGGCCCTCCTGAAGCGCGCAGAGACCAACGCCACCCAGGTGACCGCGCTCCTGGCGGACGGTGCCGATCGTCTCCCTGTAGACTTGCGACGCCAGGCACGCCACTCCGCCACGCTCAAGCACCAACTGCAGGAACTCGTCAGCCGCCTGAGCACCGCCCCACCGACCACCGAGGAGGAACTCCTCTCCACCCGCGGACGTCTGCAGCGCCTGGAGACTGAGCTGGACCAGTCCGACGCCCTCCTCTGGCGTCTGAAGGCGGCCGTCGCCATGAAGGGTAAGGACGTCGACTTCCTCCTGGCCGCCGAGACCTCCATGCGCAAGGTCTTCCTGGAGTCCCGCCGCCTGGAGTCTCCCTACACCGACCACTTCGAGTTGGCCGCAGCGCGCAATGAGGCCGAGAGCTTCCAGACGATCCTTGTGCCAGTGAAGGACGACCTGACCTCCGTTACCTGGTCGATGTCCCCTCTGCGCAGCGACAAGGGCAAGCAGATCGCGGCGACGGTTCGCCTCGTAGGCTACGTCAACTGCAAGCAGCCCAGCTACAAGGTCACAAGTCTTGGCTGGTGGCCGGATCCGCTGCTGGACTTCATGGACAAGGTCGACGTCGTGCCGGTCGGCGAGGTCCTCCCGCTGTGGGTCACCGTCAAGGTCCCTGAGGACGCCGCTGCCGGAACCTACGAGGGCAAGCTCACCGTCAAGGCTCAGGGCGTCCGCTCCCAGACCATGACGGTCAAGCTTAGAGTCTACGACTTCGCAATCCCCAAGACTTCGAGCCTGCGGACCGCTCTGTCCTTCCGCGATCTCGGCCCCACCTACAAGAGCACCAACGTCGACGTCAAGGCCATCACCCGCAAGTACGAGGACTGGATGCTGCGCGAGTACCGTCTGAACCCGGGCAGCATCTACGCCCAGGCTCCGCCGGACTGGGACGTCGCACGACTGCGCGAGCTCATGGCGATGGGCCTGAACACCATCAACCTGTGCTACATCTGGGCGCCGGTTGGTTCGGCCTTCAACGCGGTGGACTTCTGGAAGAAGTTCGAGGAGCAGACCAAGGCGGTCGAGGCCTACCTGCCCACCATCGACGCCGCCGGGGCCCGCAAGCTCTGCTACATCTACTGCTTCGACGAGCGTCCCGCCGACCAACTGGGAGTTCTCTACGAGGCGGCCGAAAAGCTCCGCAAGAAGTTCCCGGACATCCCGGTCATGACGACCGCTTACGATCAGACCTTCGGCCTGGACCGTGCCAACGGCGACGCTGTCCAGATCTGGGTTCCTCTCACACCCAAGTTCGACAACAACGCCGCGCGAACCGCGGAGGCCCAGAGCAAGGGCCGCGATATCTGGTGGTACATCTGCATCGGCCCGCAGCATCCCTGGGCAAACTGGTTCGTTGAGTACCCCGCGATTGAGGGACGATTGCTCATGGGTGCCATGACCGCCAAGTACCGACCGGGCGGATTCCTCTACTATGCAGTGAACCGTTGGCTGGTCAATGATCGTCCTATCACGAGTGGCCCGCGCACAGACTGGAATCCCGCGAGCTACCTCATCAACAACGGCGACGGTAGTATCATGTGCGCAGGGCCCACCGGGCCCCTGGCGACAGTCCGCCTCGAGAACATCCGCGATGGGCTCGAGGACTACGAGTACTACCTGCTGCTTCGCAAGCTACTTAAGGAGAAGGGGAAACCTGCTTCCATCGGTGAGGTCCCGGCAGAGGTGGTCACGAACCTGACCACCTTCACGGAGGACCCGGCGGTACTGACGGCCGAGCGCTCCCGTGTTGCCGCACAGATCGAGGCGCTGAGACGCTAG